From a region of the Zingiber officinale cultivar Zhangliang chromosome 4B, Zo_v1.1, whole genome shotgun sequence genome:
- the LOC121974840 gene encoding surfeit locus protein 6-like, producing the protein MAKKDRRRKDSPATTADVDFKSLIRSHSVFFDHLVELIPARYYLPLNEDRPWFYGLSKIQKAAVKAESRENIKKSRRARFDPAKSSTTTLDHLKRNIEAANAAADTSEDEDDEESGESEIEVDNSRPVTPEAPSLTYEELRQRLHKRIDDLRSGRNTRPQLLIKPRPDKADKKRKNKKKGEEEKASTSLGKEEATEPHQEKKKRKMANRDGGVGAPDISFGKVNLSGEDDIRSKKRKLSKKHQLEKAKKLEEAKNDPEKGAMISKKHSWKSAVSRAAGMKVHDDPKLLKESIKKGKKRQQKHAEKWKERIKITEKSMAEKQKTRTTNIKGRIHQKKMRRIEKREKKLMRPGFEGRKEGYINE; encoded by the coding sequence ATGGCGAAAAAAGACAGACGACGCAAAGATTCTCCCGCCACCACCGCCGACGTCGACTTCAAATCCCTAATCCGATCCCACTCAGTCTTCTTCGATCATCTCGTTGAGCTCATCCCTGCCCGCTACTACCTCCCCCTCAACGAGGACAGACCCTGGTTCTATGGCCTATCCAAGATCCAGAAGGCCGCCGTCAAGGCAGAGTCTAGGGAAAACATTAAGAAGTCTCGCCGCGCTCGTTTCGACCCCGCCAAGTCGTCCACCACCACCCTCGATCACCTGAAGAGGAACATAGAAGCGGCGAACGCAGCGGCAGACACTAGCGAGGATGAGGACGATGAAGAAAGTGGCGAGAGCGAAATCGAGGTCGATAACTCCCGGCCGGTGACCCCCGAGGCCCCTTCCCTTACGTACGAGGAGCTCCGGCAGCGGCTTCACAAGCGGATCGACGATCTCCGGTCTGGTCGCAACACCCGGCCGCAGCTTCTGATCAAGCCGAGGCCGGATAAGgcagacaagaagaggaaaaataaaaagaagggCGAGGAGGAAAAAGCTTCTACTTCTCTAGGAAAGGAGGAGGCGACCGAGCCTCaccaagagaagaagaaaaggaagatggCAAACCGCGATGGAGGCGTTGGTGCTCCTGATATCTCATTTGGGAAGGTCAATTTGAGCGGGGAGGATGATATTAGGAGCAAAAAGAGGAAGCTTTCTAAGAAGCATCAGCTGGAGAAGGCGAAGAAGTTGGAGGAAGCTAAAAATGATCCTGAGAAGGGAGCAATGATCTCTAAAAAGCATTCTTGGAAGTCAGCCGTGAGCAGAGCTGCAGGTATGAAGGTACATGATGACCCAAAACTGCTGAAAGAGAGCATAAAGAAGGGCAAGAAGAGGCAGCAGAAGCATGCAGAGAAGTGGAAGGAGAGGATCAAGATCACGGAAAAATCTATGGCAGAGAAGCAGAAGACAAGGACAACAAATATCAAAGGGAGGATCCACCAGAAAAAGATGAGGCGTAtcgagaagagggagaagaaacTGATGCGCCCAGGCTTTGAGGGACGGAAGGAAGGATATATCAATGAATGA